Sequence from the Pirellulales bacterium genome:
GCTGGCCGGTTACACATACGAAGAAATGGTCGCCTACCTGCTGCTGACCAACGTCAGCCGGGCCTTTTCCAGCATGCCGGGCCTGGCTTCGACGATCGCCCTGCAAATCCGCAACGGCGAAATCAAGAAGTTCATGATCCAGCCGATCGACATGATCGGCTTCCTGCTTCTCTCGCGGGTGGCGCACAAGCTCGTCTATTACATGGTGGCCTTCGGGCCGTACGCCCTGATCTTTTATCTCTGTCGTGGATTCTTCTCGGGCTGGCCCGACGCGGCGACGATGGGTGCTTTTCTCGTGTCCCTCGTGTTGTCGTTCCTGCTGGGATTCTTCCTCGAAGCGACGCTGGGGATGGTGGGCTTTTGGATTCTGGAAGTCAGCTCGCTGTTGTTCGTGTATCAGTTGTTCAGCTTCTTCTTCTCGGGCCAGATGTTCCCGATCGATATCCTGCCGGACGTGGCGCGACAGATCGTCGATCTGCTGCCGATTCCGTACATGGCCTATTTCCCGGTGGCCGTATTCCTGGGAAAGATCGTGGGCCGTGACCTGGTCGTGGGCCTGGTTGTTCAGGCCGCCTGGGTCGTGTTCTTCGTCATCGCCAGCCGGCTGGTGCTGAAAGTCGGTCTCAAACGCTATAGCGGGTACGGGGGTTAGCTGATGGCGGCCCGCGAAAAGCCCTCCTACCTGCGAGTGTTCCTCACGTTCGCCCACAACAGCCTGGTGCGGGACATGACGTTCCGCGCGAACTTCATCATCGATTGCGTGGCGTCGCTCTCGTGGGTAGCGATTCAGTTGGCGTTTTACCTGCTGATCTTCAAACTCTCGCCGTCGATCGGACTGGAAGGGGGCTGGGGCAAATACCAGTTCCTGATCTTTCTAGCCACGACGCTATTTGCCAACAGCCTGGTCGGCGCCTTCTTCATGCCGAACCTGAGCGAGTTCAGCGAATTGATCCGCACCGGCAATCTCGACTTCGCCCTGCTGAAGCCGATCGATACGCAGTTCCTTATCTCGTTCGCGCGGGTCGAGTGGTCGGCATTGTCGAACTTTATCTTTGCGTTTGTGGTGATGATCGTGGCACTGTTTCACCTGGACGCCTGGCCGCAGCCCGTGCAGTGGCTCTTGTATCCGATCTACATGCTGTGCGGCGTGGCGATGCTGTACGCGCTGATGATCGCGCTTTCGAGCCTGAGCGTGTGGATGGGCAGAAACCAGAACATCTACGATTTCTGGTTCTACATCACGAACTTCTCGCGCTACCCGATGGAGATCTACGAAGGACCGATCGGCACGCCCCTGCGGAAGATATTCACCTTCGCCATTCCGATTCTGGTCGTGGTGAACGTGCCGGCGCGAATCCTGGGCCAGCCGCTCGAGGCGCAAAACTGGCCGCTGGCCGGCTTTGCCGTCCTGGTCACGATTGCGAGTCTGGCCGGCTCGCGCTGGTTGTTCAAAAGTGCGCTGGGAAGCGACCGCAGCGCGAGCAGTTGAGAACCAGGCCACGTCATGGAACCTGTAGCCGGGGTCTGTGACCCCGGAGCGAATCAAGATCACATTCGATCTCAAACGGTTTACCAATGAACGGCGGCCATCTGACAAGGCTCGACCGAATCTGGGCTGAGCAACCGGTTTTTTTCATCACCACGTGTACAGCGTCTCGACGGCGCCAACTTTCGTCACCGCAAATGCACACCATTTGCTGCGACGTTTGGAGCATCGTGTCCGAGCGCCATGGCTGGCGCGTTGGCCGTTACGTGCTCATGACCGACCACGTCCATTTCTTTTGCGCGCCGCTAGAAGCGTGTCGGCCGCTGTCGCTGCTCGTTGGAAAATGGAAGGAATGGACCGCCAAGCGCGCAGCCCGCGAACTTAATCTTGCCGTTCCTCTGTGGCAGGAAGAATTCTTCGATCACGTGCTACGATCGCAGGAAAGTTACGAGCAGAAATGGATCTACGTTCGAGATAATCCGGTCCGAGCAGGGCTTGTTTCCAATGCCAACAACTGGCCATATCAAGGTGAGTTACAAGAGTTGCGATATTAAGCAGCACGCGATTGGCTTCCTCCTTCGTCCTTCAGTCCCGGGGTCGCAGACCCCGGCTACAGAAGAAAGGCCTATATCACCCAAAGCGCTGCCAGCACCATCAGGCCGATCATCGTCAAGACGGCGATCAAGAACCATAGGCTGCCGGCCGCCGACGGCGCCCTTGAACGTGGCGTGATGTAATCGCCGCACGCGGGGCAGCGCTCGGAATCCTCGTACACGCTTGCGCCGCAGCTTGGGCAGATATATTCGTCGTCACCGGCATCGTCCTCATCGTCCGGTTCCGGATCCTCCCAATCCTCCAGTGGGCGGCGCGACATGGCGATTTTTCAACTCCCTAACCGTATGGGGAAAACAAGCTTGGCCGCGACAAATCACGCCTCTGACGGCCACGCCTGTCTTAGCATAGAATAGTTCCTCAAAGCTGGCCTCCTACCGGGCGGGCCCTGTTGTGCCGCCTGTATCTCCCCACCTACGATCCGCATCCGCATGCAACTTGCCTTCAGCTCGAACGCCTATACCCAGTTCCCGATCGAAGAAGCCGCCGCGCGGATTGCCGCCGCGGGCTATACCGGCATCGAGCTACTGGCCGACGTGCCGCACGCCTGGCCTGTCGGGCTGTTGCCCGCGCGTCGGCAAGCGATTCGCGAATGCCTGGCGGCAAACAATCTGACGGTCTCGAACGTCAACGGCTTCATGATGAATGCCGTGGCCGATCCGCGGCAACCGTATTGGCATCCGTCGTGGATCGAGCCCGACCCGAACTATCGCGCTATTCGCCGTGAGCATACGAAACGCGCGCTGGTGCTGGCGAAGGAGATGGGGGCAAAGAATTTGCAGACCGAGCCGGGCGGACCGCTCGCGCCGGGCCAGACCTGGCGCGAAGCGGCCGATATCTTTTACGAAGAGCTGATGCCGTGTGTCGAAGTCGCCGAGCGTTTGGAAGTCGGCCTGCTGATCGAACCGGAACCCGACCTGATGATCGAGCGTTTCGGCCAGTTCCTGGAATTTATCGAGCGCATCGATTCTCCCTGGATCGGATTGAACTTCGACATCGGCCACGCCTTCTGCGTCGGCGAGCAACCGCAAGATTGGGTCGCCCCGATGGCGCCCTACGCCCGGCATTACCACTTCGAGGATATTGCCTCGACGCGCGTCCATCGCCACTTGATCCCCGGCCACGGGGCCATTGATTTCGCGGCCGTGCTGAAAGCCATTAAGGCGACCGGCTACGACGGCTGGATCACGGTCGAACTGTATCCCTACATCGATCAGCCCGACGAGGCCGCCCGTGCGGCGTACACTTATATGGCCGAGGCGATGGCGAAGGTGGGCATCGATTTCCAGAAACGGTGAGCGTCGGGCCATGGCAACCGAATCGGAACCGGTCGTGCCCGAACTCGATAACGATCCGCCGGGCATGAGCGCGCGGGCGTGGCTGCAACTGTTCCGGTTGCCCAACGTCTTCACGGCGATGGCCGACATCTTCCTCGGCTATCTGCTGGTACACGACTCGCTTGAGCCCTGGTGGAGCTTTTTGCTCCTGCTGGGGGCGTCTTGCCTGTTGTATACCTCAGGCATGATTTTGAACGACGTCTTCGACGTTGCCGTCGATCGTCAGGAGCGTCCGGCGCGGCCCATCCCCTCGGGCCGCATTCCACTCTCCGTGGCTTTGCACACGGGCGGAGTCATGCTGGGTTCGGGCGTGGCGTTCGGATGGGCAGCAAGCGCGCTTGTCGGAGAGGCGCGCCCTGGCATCGTGGCCACGGCACTTGCCGTAGCAGTGCTCGCTTATGATCGAGTACTCAAGCGCACGCCGGTGGCCCCATTGATTATGGGGAGTTGCCGCACGCTCAACGTCTTGCTCGGCGCAAGCACGGCCGCTGGTGCCTGGCACACGATTCACTACATCGTGGCCGCGGGCGTGGGGCTGTACATTACCGGCGTCACCTGGTTTGCGAGGACCGAGGCACGGCAGAGCAACCGGATGGCACTAGCCGCCGCGACCGTGGTGATGGCCGCGGGCCTGACGACGCTCGCCTATTTCCCGTCGGCAGTGGACGACGCGCTCGAGCTGGCCTGGACGCCGCTTTACGCGTTAGAAATCGGCTCGCGCTGGTACGTGCTGTGGGGATTGCTCGGGCTTTTGATCCTGCGGCGTCCCGCCGCGGCGATTGCCGAGCCGATACCACGGCGCGTGCAATTGGCCGTGAAGGAATGCATCCTCTCGTTGATCGTCATCGACGCCGTAGTCTGCTATTCCGTGCGCGGCGTGCCGTGGGCGATCGTCATACTTGTTCTGCTCGTCCCGACACTTGTTCTCGGTCGGTGGATCTACTCGACGTAAGAATCCGTGTGAGCACGGTCGTCGCGCAGCGCCTTGCTACGCGAGCGAATAGGTCCCATGCCCGGCGCGGCGGAGCTTGCCTTCGTCGGCCAGCGCTTCCCAAACGGCTTTCGGATATTGATCCGGGGGCGTGATGCCCGCAATCGAAGAATGGCCGCCCGAACTCGTCGGCCCACGCCCGATGCGTGACGCATCGTCGAGCTGCGTCAACTTCAACCGCTTCTTGAAGGCCTTGAAGGCGGCCTTGAGAACCTCGGGGGACGGTGGCGCGGGCTGCGCAGCCTGGCCGGCGGTTACATCGGGAGAATTGGAGGGCGTTTCCGACATGTTACTGGCTCTGTTCTGAAGGATTTCGGGCGGCACGAGAAGCAAATCCCATCGCTCGAACGTTCTGGCCAGGTATCAATTTACCCTTCGCCTGCCCGCTCGCTAGTCTCGCGATTGGCGGGCTTCCAACGCCCAGCATTTGGGCATACCGCTCCGTCGCAAAACGGCGCCGCCGAGCGAGAACTCCGTAAGGCCCGGGGTGAACCGGGGCCAAGGCCGGGAAACGCCCTAAAACAGGACCCCGGCGCGGGATTTGCGTGCGCCCCAGACGCGTCTTTCGATTCCCTGTCTTTCTCGCCGCGTTCTCATGAACAGTTCCGCGCGCCGCGTCATCATCGGCGGAATCTTCTTCGGCCTCACCTGCGTAGCGGCCGTGGTGGGCTACATGGCGGCGGGATGGCACATGCTCGACGCCATCTACATGGTCGTCATTACCGTCTTCGGCGTGGGCTACGGCGAGGCCAAGCCGCTCGATAACTCGGTCCTCAAGATCTTCACCATGGGGGTGATCATCGCCGGCTGCTCGTCGGGCATTTACGTCGTGGGTGGTTTCGTTCAAATGCTCGCCGAAGGCGAGATCAACCGCGTATTGGGGACTCGTCGCATGTCAAAGGGAATCGAACAGCTCGAGGGGCACACGCTGATCTGCGGCTACGGCCGCGTCGGCCAAATGCTGGCCAGCGACCTGGCGGCCGCCGGTCAGACGTTCGTTGTGATCGACACCTCGGAAAGCCGTGTGGGCGAGGCCCAGGCCGCCGGCCATCTGGCGCTGCTGGGAAGCGCCTCGGAGGAACGCACGCTGGAAGCGGCCGGCATCGCGCGCGCCAAGGTGATGGCGGCCGTGCTGCCGGACGACACTGCGAACGTGTTCGTCACGCTCACGGCGCGCGATTTGAATCCGTCGATTCAGATCATCGCCCGGGCCGAATCGCCTTCGACCGAAAAGAAGTTGATGCGCTCGGGCGCCAATCGCGTGGTGCTGCCTACGCTGATCGGCGCCACAAAGATTGCGCACATGATCGTGCGCCCCTCGGCCGAAGATTTGTTGCAGGAAACCGCCGGCAAAACGCATCTGAACGAAGAGCTGAAGCGAATCGGGTTGGAGCTGACGGAAATCGAGCTGAAAGCGGCGTCGCCACTCGTGGGTCAAAAAGTGGGAAATGTCGAGGTCAGCGGACAGGGCGGATTCGTCGTCGTGGCGATCAAGCGCGCGGACGGGACATTGGTTCGTGCGCCCCAGCCCGATACGTTACTGGCCGTGGGCGACATCTTCATGATTCTTGGACATGAGGAAGCCTTACCCGAGATTGCCCGCCGCGCGAAACCGCGCGCCGTCATGAACTATCGCGGCGCTAAGGTGCAACTGCCGGGTTAGGTTTACGGTCGCGGCGTCAATGGCGCCTGCGGAACCGGCGGCGTCACTTGCGGTTGCCCGCCGCCGTTCGCCAGCGACTCCCGATAGGACCTGGCCCAGGCTTCGAGACGCGCCGCTTCGGCCGGCTGCCCTTGTTCGCGGGCCGTTTGTACCGCCGACGCGGCGGCCGCCAGCGCACGCTCCGGCTGCTTTGCCTGCGCACAGGCAACGGCCAGATTCGCGTGGGCCTGGATCGATGGCTCGAGGCGCAACACCTGTTCGAAATGCTCAATTGCTTCCGCGCCCTGGCCGGCGCCGACGAGCAGAATCCCCAGCCTCTTATGGGCCGCGGCGTAATCGGGTTTTAGTCGCAGCGCCTCGCTATAATGTTGCCGCGCCGATTCCGGCTTGCCTGCCGTCTCGTCCAATTCCGCAAGCGCGTAATGTATGCGGTAGTCGGGCAAGAGCGCGAGCGCCTGCTCGTATTCGCTTCGGGCTCGATCGGTTTCTCCCTGCTTCACGAGCAGCCGCGCGTAACTGAAATGCAGCGCCGCCATGTCGGGACGCAGGCGCAGCGCCTCTTCGTAGTGCTCTTTCGCCTCGGGCAGCCGGCCCGCGGACTCAAGCGCGCCGGCCAGGCTTTGATGCCCCACGAAGTTCGGCGCAAGCTGGAGGGCCCGCTCGTAATGCTGGATCGCCTCGTCGACTTTCCCCGTTCTTTCCAGCGCGTCTCCCAGATTGATTTGCACCAAGGAATTCTCGGGCTGGTGCTTCTCGGCGTCGCGCCACAAGGTGACTTCGTCGGCATAAACAGCCACGCGCCGCACGTCGAGCAGGAGATAGCAGCCGGCCGCGCACAATACGCCGACCATCGTCAGCCGCAGTGGCAGAGCCTCGTTCGATCGGCGGCCGCGCGAGATTCGTCCAGCGAGCATGCGGCTCGACAACGCGTAGCAACCGGCCACGACCCATGGAATGACCGCCGCGAGCACGAGGTACAAGCGGCGCTCGGCGGCCACCTCGGTGGCGATCGGCACCAAAAGCGTTGGTGACAAGACAATAAGCGAACTTGCGCCGACGAATCCCAACGATTTGCCACGATGCGTCAACCATGCAACGGTGGTTGCAAGCACCGCGGCCCCGATCACCCAGGGCCACGCGGCTGCAACGTCCGGAAAATACGGCATCGCATAATGAATCACTAGCGGCCACGGCCAGACAATCAGTTTCAAATACAGAAACAACACTTTCGACTGCGTCAACCACCACTCAGGACCCGTCACACCATTACCAAAGCCGACGACCGGCGTGCGCGGGCCGTGCAGGTTCAGTGCAGCCAGCGGCAGCCAGGTCAGGATCAGGCCCAGGTACAGCGGCCACGAGGCGCGCAGCGCCTGGCGAAACGATCCGGCGACAAACGTTCGCTCGTAAAGCAGGACGACCGCCGGAACCGTCGCGCACGTCTCCTTACTCAACATCCCCAGCAGGCAGCACAGCACGGCCAACGTCAGCCAGCCAGCACGGCCGCGCGTGGGCTCTGCCGCCCAATAACGCTGCGCCATGTACATCGTCAGAAAATAGCAGAGTGCCATCAGCACTTCCGTGCGCTGTGTGATATAGACAACGCATTCCGTTGCCAGCGGGTGCAAAGCCCATAGAAGCGCCGCGGCGATTGCCAATGGGTCCGCCACGGCAGCAAACCGTTCCTGCAAGAACGACCGTCGCAGCGTCCGTCGAACGATCGCCGCCAGAACGATGGCCGCTAAAGCGTGCAGTGCGATATTCGTCGCACGATACGATCGCGGGTCCAACTCCGCGAAGTGGTAATTCGCCGCCAGGGACAGGTTCACCACCGGTCGGCCATGCACCGGAGATCCCGGTGCGGGTTGCAGCGGGCTGTACTGGCCCGAAAAGCTTATCGCCGGCCACAAAAAGCGTATCGAGGGATTATGAACGACCGTGGCCAGGTCATCGAAGATGAACGGCGCGCTCAGCGAATCGCGATACGTCAGTCCGATAGCCACCACCAGCAGCACCGCGCCGCCCCAACACCACGCCCTGGCATGGCGGTTTTCGGCAACAACTACGCGAGCGCCATTGGGTGGATCCCTTCGCGGTGCCGCGGCCGACGTCCGATCTTTCCTGCGCGCGTTCATGGAGCTTTGCCATCGGGCAACGCCCGGTCGGAAGTCGCGGCCGGCAATGATTGGTGGTAGCTTTTCGCCCAAGCCTCTAACTGCGCCGCCTGGTCGGCTTGTCCT
This genomic interval carries:
- a CDS encoding sugar phosphate isomerase/epimerase family protein, translating into MQLAFSSNAYTQFPIEEAAARIAAAGYTGIELLADVPHAWPVGLLPARRQAIRECLAANNLTVSNVNGFMMNAVADPRQPYWHPSWIEPDPNYRAIRREHTKRALVLAKEMGAKNLQTEPGGPLAPGQTWREAADIFYEELMPCVEVAERLEVGLLIEPEPDLMIERFGQFLEFIERIDSPWIGLNFDIGHAFCVGEQPQDWVAPMAPYARHYHFEDIASTRVHRHLIPGHGAIDFAAVLKAIKATGYDGWITVELYPYIDQPDEAARAAYTYMAEAMAKVGIDFQKR
- a CDS encoding ABC-2 family transporter protein — protein: LAGYTYEEMVAYLLLTNVSRAFSSMPGLASTIALQIRNGEIKKFMIQPIDMIGFLLLSRVAHKLVYYMVAFGPYALIFYLCRGFFSGWPDAATMGAFLVSLVLSFLLGFFLEATLGMVGFWILEVSSLLFVYQLFSFFFSGQMFPIDILPDVARQIVDLLPIPYMAYFPVAVFLGKIVGRDLVVGLVVQAAWVVFFVIASRLVLKVGLKRYSGYGG
- a CDS encoding ABC-2 family transporter protein; translation: MAAREKPSYLRVFLTFAHNSLVRDMTFRANFIIDCVASLSWVAIQLAFYLLIFKLSPSIGLEGGWGKYQFLIFLATTLFANSLVGAFFMPNLSEFSELIRTGNLDFALLKPIDTQFLISFARVEWSALSNFIFAFVVMIVALFHLDAWPQPVQWLLYPIYMLCGVAMLYALMIALSSLSVWMGRNQNIYDFWFYITNFSRYPMEIYEGPIGTPLRKIFTFAIPILVVVNVPARILGQPLEAQNWPLAGFAVLVTIASLAGSRWLFKSALGSDRSASS
- a CDS encoding tetratricopeptide repeat protein — its product is MAIGLTYRDSLSAPFIFDDLATVVHNPSIRFLWPAISFSGQYSPLQPAPGSPVHGRPVVNLSLAANYHFAELDPRSYRATNIALHALAAIVLAAIVRRTLRRSFLQERFAAVADPLAIAAALLWALHPLATECVVYITQRTEVLMALCYFLTMYMAQRYWAAEPTRGRAGWLTLAVLCCLLGMLSKETCATVPAVVLLYERTFVAGSFRQALRASWPLYLGLILTWLPLAALNLHGPRTPVVGFGNGVTGPEWWLTQSKVLFLYLKLIVWPWPLVIHYAMPYFPDVAAAWPWVIGAAVLATTVAWLTHRGKSLGFVGASSLIVLSPTLLVPIATEVAAERRLYLVLAAVIPWVVAGCYALSSRMLAGRISRGRRSNEALPLRLTMVGVLCAAGCYLLLDVRRVAVYADEVTLWRDAEKHQPENSLVQINLGDALERTGKVDEAIQHYERALQLAPNFVGHQSLAGALESAGRLPEAKEHYEEALRLRPDMAALHFSYARLLVKQGETDRARSEYEQALALLPDYRIHYALAELDETAGKPESARQHYSEALRLKPDYAAAHKRLGILLVGAGQGAEAIEHFEQVLRLEPSIQAHANLAVACAQAKQPERALAAAASAVQTAREQGQPAEAARLEAWARSYRESLANGGGQPQVTPPVPQAPLTPRP
- a CDS encoding transposase, with amino-acid sequence MNGGHLTRLDRIWAEQPVFFITTCTASRRRQLSSPQMHTICCDVWSIVSERHGWRVGRYVLMTDHVHFFCAPLEACRPLSLLVGKWKEWTAKRAARELNLAVPLWQEEFFDHVLRSQESYEQKWIYVRDNPVRAGLVSNANNWPYQGELQELRY
- a CDS encoding UbiA family prenyltransferase, which gives rise to MATESEPVVPELDNDPPGMSARAWLQLFRLPNVFTAMADIFLGYLLVHDSLEPWWSFLLLLGASCLLYTSGMILNDVFDVAVDRQERPARPIPSGRIPLSVALHTGGVMLGSGVAFGWAASALVGEARPGIVATALAVAVLAYDRVLKRTPVAPLIMGSCRTLNVLLGASTAAGAWHTIHYIVAAGVGLYITGVTWFARTEARQSNRMALAAATVVMAAGLTTLAYFPSAVDDALELAWTPLYALEIGSRWYVLWGLLGLLILRRPAAAIAEPIPRRVQLAVKECILSLIVIDAVVCYSVRGVPWAIVILVLLVPTLVLGRWIYST
- a CDS encoding potassium channel protein: MNSSARRVIIGGIFFGLTCVAAVVGYMAAGWHMLDAIYMVVITVFGVGYGEAKPLDNSVLKIFTMGVIIAGCSSGIYVVGGFVQMLAEGEINRVLGTRRMSKGIEQLEGHTLICGYGRVGQMLASDLAAAGQTFVVIDTSESRVGEAQAAGHLALLGSASEERTLEAAGIARAKVMAAVLPDDTANVFVTLTARDLNPSIQIIARAESPSTEKKLMRSGANRVVLPTLIGATKIAHMIVRPSAEDLLQETAGKTHLNEELKRIGLELTEIELKAASPLVGQKVGNVEVSGQGGFVVVAIKRADGTLVRAPQPDTLLAVGDIFMILGHEEALPEIARRAKPRAVMNYRGAKVQLPG